The Phycisphaerae bacterium genomic interval TCGTCCTGCTGGGACTGCTGGGTTTCTCGATCGTCGAACGCCGCTGGGAATCGCAGCGGCCGGCGATGGTGGTTCAGCCGATCGCCGAATGGGAGCCGGACAACGCGGTCTGGGGCCGCAACTATCCGCGCGAATACGAGACGTATCTGCGGACCCGCATCGACGACACCCAAACTCTCTTCGGCGGCGCCTATCCGCGCGACTACCTCGAGCAGGACCCCTACCAGGTGATCCTCTTCGCCGGGTACGGGTTCAGCAAGGACTACCGCCAGGGCCGCGGCCACTACCACGCGGTCGAGGACGTCAAGCAGACCGCCCGGATCAAAACGCCGTACAATCCCGGCACGTGCATGACCTGCAAGAGCACCGACGTGCCGCGCCTGATGGCGAAGATGGGCACAGCGGAGTTCTACGCGACCAACTTCCACGACCTGGCCAAAGAGATCGTCCACCCGATCGGATGCCATGACTGCCACGACCCAGCCACGATGAATCTGCGGATCACCCGGCCGGCCCTGCGCGAGGCGTTCGCCGCGGCGGGCAAGGACATCAACGAGGCCACTCACCAAGAGATGCGATCGCTGGTCTGCGCTCAGTGCCACGTCGAATACTACTTCCAGTCGGAACCGAAGGATTACCTGGCCTTCCCGTGGAAATCGGGCAAAAGCGTCGAGGAGATGCTGAAGCACTACGACGAGCTGGCGTTCGTCGACTACGTCCACCCGATCTCGAAGACGCCGATCGTCAAGGCCCAGCACCCGGACTACGAGATGTACCTGACCGGCATCCACGCCTTTCGCGACGTGGCCTGCGCCGACTGCCACATGCCGTACCGCTCGGAGGGCGGCGTGAAGTTCACCGACCATCACGTCCAGAGCCCGCTGCTGAATATCGCCAACAGTTGCGCGGTCTGCCATCGCTGGCCGGAAAACGAAATCCGCTCGCGGGTGCAGGCCATCCAGACCAAGGTCTTCCGCACCAAGCTGCAAGCCGAAGAGGCGATCGTGCTGGCCCATTTCGACGCCGCCGCGGCCATCGAAGCGGGAGTCGACGACCAGCAACTCGCCGAACCGCGCAGGCTCATCCGCCACGCCCAATTCCGCTGGGACTACGTCTCAGCCAACAACGGGATGGGCTTCCATTCACCACAGGAATCGATGCGCGTCCTGGCCGACGCGACGCACCAGGCCCAGGAGGCAAGAGTGTTGCTGGCCCGCGTGCTGGCGGAAAAAGCAGTGACCCGTTCGCCGCAATACCCGGACGTCTCGACCCGCGAAAACGCTTGGAACGTGGCCAAAGCCTTCGTCGACCAGACCCCGCCCAAACTGCTGCCATAGACTCCGCGTCAGTATCCTGGCGGCGGGGTGGTGGTCAGCCGGCTCAGGGATCGGCGGGTGGCGTAGGCGACGTAGCCTTTGGCGGCTGAGCGGGAGTAGGCGGTGTTGGCCTTGCCGAGGGCGTATTCGCAGTTGAACACGGGCACGCCGGCGGCGAGGTACCGATCGAGGTACTCGACGTAGTAGCCGCTCAGGTCGGCATCGTTTTCCGAGTCGTAGCCGTCGGCGGCGTTCCAGTCGTCAAAGGCATCGCCGTCAAACCCGTCGCGGATCAGTTCGTCAACCACGCTGACGTAGTCGCGGTCGGCGGTGGCGGGCGTGCCTTGGCCGTGGATCATGATGTCCTTCCACCGCGTGTCCCAGTACGCGACCCGATAGTTGCCCTCCCAGCCGTCAGGATCGTGGACCAAAAT includes:
- a CDS encoding ammonia-forming cytochrome c nitrite reductase subunit c552 codes for the protein VLLGLLGFSIVERRWESQRPAMVVQPIAEWEPDNAVWGRNYPREYETYLRTRIDDTQTLFGGAYPRDYLEQDPYQVILFAGYGFSKDYRQGRGHYHAVEDVKQTARIKTPYNPGTCMTCKSTDVPRLMAKMGTAEFYATNFHDLAKEIVHPIGCHDCHDPATMNLRITRPALREAFAAAGKDINEATHQEMRSLVCAQCHVEYYFQSEPKDYLAFPWKSGKSVEEMLKHYDELAFVDYVHPISKTPIVKAQHPDYEMYLTGIHAFRDVACADCHMPYRSEGGVKFTDHHVQSPLLNIANSCAVCHRWPENEIRSRVQAIQTKVFRTKLQAEEAIVLAHFDAAAAIEAGVDDQQLAEPRRLIRHAQFRWDYVSANNGMGFHSPQESMRVLADATHQAQEARVLLARVLAEKAVTRSPQYPDVSTRENAWNVAKAFVDQTPPKLLP